One Thalassotalea sediminis DNA segment encodes these proteins:
- a CDS encoding acyltransferase family protein — translation MTKTCSRDVLLDAVKGFLILCIVLEHNSILTAQYDWIRSFCDAFAAGCFLILTFVWPIKKQSIYDMSNKYMAYWWTFILFITGTALLNFLLFPTDSFLSVIFNYFKATLFASPTDIKAASGFMYFWFLPCLSVLYIIRWLSEKAKLVSLFIASLAWLFIGVFEDERLTQTFFSLHVIAFIYILGFFYSYCHKPLINGDVKIRMLSIIAFLACSVASYFIGWQLFLAGGIIPSWQEPSLLLFYSIFMIVAIPGIYHLLAITPPFIRQIFAYIGKRSLIVYLFHPLVFIAFTQFFPIIEHGLLSLVFTVFVCVIIAVILEKLPMLNRFLFPRTVTSLIYNRRS, via the coding sequence ATGACGAAAACTTGCTCAAGAGATGTTCTACTTGATGCCGTAAAAGGCTTTTTAATATTGTGTATTGTTCTCGAACATAACAGTATTCTAACAGCTCAATATGACTGGATTAGATCTTTTTGTGATGCCTTTGCAGCTGGCTGCTTTTTAATTTTGACTTTCGTATGGCCAATAAAAAAACAGTCAATTTATGACATGTCGAACAAATACATGGCATATTGGTGGACATTTATTCTGTTTATAACTGGTACTGCATTATTAAATTTTTTGCTATTTCCCACTGATAGTTTTTTGTCAGTTATATTTAATTATTTTAAAGCAACTCTTTTTGCGTCACCAACAGATATTAAAGCTGCGTCGGGCTTTATGTACTTTTGGTTTTTACCGTGTCTAAGTGTACTCTATATTATCAGATGGCTCAGTGAAAAAGCGAAGCTGGTATCACTATTTATTGCTTCGTTGGCGTGGCTTTTTATTGGTGTTTTTGAGGATGAACGACTCACTCAAACATTTTTTTCATTACATGTTATTGCTTTTATTTATATTTTAGGTTTTTTTTATAGTTATTGTCACAAGCCGTTAATCAATGGTGATGTAAAAATTAGGATGCTATCTATAATTGCTTTTCTAGCTTGTTCAGTGGCCAGCTACTTTATAGGTTGGCAACTCTTTTTGGCTGGCGGCATTATCCCGTCGTGGCAAGAACCCAGCTTACTTTTGTTTTATAGTATATTCATGATTGTGGCAATTCCTGGCATTTATCACCTTTTGGCTATTACGCCGCCATTTATTCGTCAAATTTTTGCTTATATAGGCAAAAGAAGCTTGATAGTATATTTATTTCATCCTTTAGTATTCATAGCATTTACGCAATTTTTTCCCATTATTGAACATGGGCTATTGTCACTGGTATTTACTGTTTTTGTTTGCGTTATAATAGCAGTCATCCTAGAAAAACTACCCATGCTAAATCGATTTTTATTTCCTCGAACCGTTACTTCTTTAATTTACAATAGGCGTTCATAA
- a CDS encoding oligosaccharide flippase family protein has product MRTIIQTSFAAVNLYSEYFLGLLVSIIIARNLTTEEYGAYSSAIWIAGLITIAINSGLSITVTKFVSEFKSKSEEQLKELLGYTGRLLLSRILIVMIIFIGLIFLGAILSKFPMWLSLLLVTSAMFKAYYIYQTSIFKGLQRFEVLAKTSLIANPINLTAVIICSMWFSTIESFLMAYCIACIAFAFSILRFNKLIPAFSISKNTVFEHKKRVLTQVLSATAIVFFGAITFRQSQSIVLEQSGFLSAAGYFNLAFILATAAITLIPGIYQEILLPKLTRAIAEDNVERNILQAQRYLLILSSFVLFPVLIYAENIIDFLYGEKYLEAAFALRVIIIFRVLVVINNGANLTLISQDKQLSMAKVHTLLVIITLILSFFLTPKYGINGALVVYGSLSLILIFCFYGLAAKIGYHFLPILNVLKILISALLASTPAIFINLHLTGLAALFLGSVVFAIIFLHLLLLTRGYDDSVVFLFKQLRSKAPKYLKPYFNWCVKMTS; this is encoded by the coding sequence ATGAGAACAATTATACAAACTAGCTTTGCTGCCGTAAATTTATATAGCGAGTACTTTTTGGGCTTACTTGTGTCGATAATAATAGCTAGAAATTTAACGACAGAAGAGTACGGAGCCTACTCTAGTGCTATTTGGATAGCAGGATTAATTACTATTGCAATCAATTCGGGGTTATCAATTACAGTTACAAAATTTGTTTCTGAATTTAAATCAAAATCTGAAGAGCAATTAAAGGAATTGCTTGGTTATACAGGTAGGTTATTACTAAGTCGAATATTAATTGTCATGATTATTTTCATCGGGTTAATTTTTCTCGGCGCAATTTTATCAAAGTTTCCAATGTGGTTATCCTTACTGCTAGTTACAAGTGCGATGTTCAAAGCATACTACATCTATCAAACATCGATTTTCAAAGGTTTACAACGATTTGAAGTACTAGCAAAAACAAGCTTAATAGCAAACCCAATCAACCTTACTGCAGTCATAATTTGCTCCATGTGGTTTTCAACTATTGAATCGTTTTTAATGGCATATTGTATCGCATGCATTGCTTTTGCTTTTAGTATTTTACGATTCAATAAGCTAATTCCTGCTTTTAGCATTTCAAAAAACACAGTTTTTGAACACAAGAAACGCGTGCTAACACAGGTATTGTCTGCTACAGCTATTGTATTTTTTGGTGCAATAACCTTCCGGCAAAGCCAAAGTATAGTACTTGAGCAAAGCGGTTTTTTGTCCGCTGCTGGCTACTTTAATTTAGCGTTTATTCTAGCTACAGCTGCAATTACATTAATACCTGGCATATACCAAGAAATATTACTCCCCAAGTTAACTCGAGCGATAGCCGAAGATAATGTTGAAAGGAACATTTTGCAGGCTCAACGATATCTACTCATTTTGAGTTCATTCGTTTTGTTTCCTGTTCTTATTTATGCCGAAAATATCATTGATTTTTTATATGGTGAAAAATACCTAGAAGCGGCTTTTGCTCTTCGAGTTATTATTATTTTTCGCGTACTAGTTGTAATAAATAATGGCGCAAACCTTACTTTAATAAGCCAAGACAAACAATTGAGCATGGCAAAAGTACACACTTTACTTGTGATCATTACTTTAATATTGAGCTTCTTCCTCACACCTAAGTATGGAATAAATGGAGCTTTAGTTGTTTATGGTTCTTTATCTTTAATTTTAATTTTTTGTTTCTATGGTTTAGCTGCAAAAATCGGCTATCACTTTTTACCAATACTCAATGTATTGAAAATATTAATTTCTGCACTATTAGCTTCCACTCCTGCCATATTTATTAATTTGCACCTTACTGGCCTAGCTGCCCTTTTCTTGGGAAGCGTTGTTTTTGCGATTATATTTTTACATTTATTATTGCTAACACGGGGGTATGATGATTCAGTTGTATTTTTATTTAAACAACTTCGGAGCAAAGCACCTAAATATTTAAAACCTTATTTTAACTGGTGTGTAAAAATGACTTCATAA
- a CDS encoding glycosyltransferase family 4 protein yields MQILHVISSLNVGGAERFVIDLATAQRQKAYIEILSMGDKGEPLEAELDNLKMPLHLSISLKGIRKIIRKFDVVHVHSSHCLLRVLLASLGLRIKVVYTRHNEFVHNGLKWRFIYKLANFKLHKMLFVADKARVKFLAHYPQYSKKAQTILNGVKPIKKLNTNNSKFKLGHVGRFVPLKSQHILIEAVSKLPEEIQNKISLSLYGTGELLKYNQELAKKLIPHVEVYFFGFESDRNRIYTEIDLLVVTSETEGLSLAILESFAAKTPVIASDVGGNPELIKNNYNGFLYPYANSNKLAKRIATVFREPSMYQAFAQNCLNEYHQKYSLEICTRTHFDCYQ; encoded by the coding sequence TTGCAAATATTGCATGTTATTAGTAGCTTAAATGTAGGTGGAGCTGAACGTTTCGTAATAGATTTAGCGACAGCTCAAAGACAAAAAGCTTACATTGAAATACTATCCATGGGTGACAAAGGAGAACCCTTGGAAGCTGAATTAGATAATTTAAAGATGCCTCTTCATCTATCGATAAGCTTGAAAGGCATAAGAAAAATAATTAGAAAATTTGACGTTGTACACGTACATAGCAGCCATTGCTTACTTCGTGTGTTACTCGCTTCATTAGGGTTACGCATTAAAGTTGTTTACACTCGACATAATGAGTTCGTACATAATGGACTTAAATGGCGATTTATCTATAAATTGGCAAATTTTAAATTACATAAAATGCTTTTCGTGGCCGATAAAGCAAGAGTAAAGTTTTTAGCACATTACCCTCAGTACTCAAAGAAAGCCCAAACTATTTTAAATGGCGTTAAGCCAATTAAAAAGCTTAACACAAACAATAGTAAGTTTAAACTTGGCCATGTTGGGCGATTTGTTCCATTAAAATCTCAACACATTTTAATAGAAGCAGTTTCAAAATTACCAGAAGAAATTCAAAACAAAATAAGTTTGAGTTTGTATGGAACAGGTGAACTTTTAAAATATAATCAAGAGCTTGCTAAAAAATTAATCCCTCATGTTGAAGTCTATTTTTTTGGTTTTGAATCAGATAGGAATAGAATTTATACAGAAATAGATTTATTAGTAGTCACATCAGAAACTGAAGGGTTATCTTTAGCTATACTAGAATCATTTGCCGCAAAAACACCTGTTATTGCCTCTGATGTCGGCGGAAACCCTGAACTAATAAAAAATAACTATAATGGTTTTTTATATCCTTATGCCAACAGCAATAAATTGGCTAAGCGTATCGCGACTGTTTTTAGAGAGCCAAGCATGTATCAAGCATTTGCGCAAAATTGTTTAAATGAATATCACCAAAAATATTCTTTAGAAATTTGTACTCGAACCCACTTTGATTGTTATCAATAA
- a CDS encoding GNAT family N-acetyltransferase — MKQFIYKKQCIKNNTTIEQLQIRNDGAKFLIVDSLIAVVKSFKPLVARYGLSSELLKLTIKIMMKRNLLYIVIYDNVVVSDGLVSFGQCNHYKIDANDCVIGPVNTNPSYQKKGFATFGLSSSINYLSIQGNLEHIFIDTREDNFAMQKVIERCGFGKVIDTYNRN; from the coding sequence TTGAAACAGTTTATTTATAAAAAGCAATGCATTAAAAACAACACCACAATCGAACAACTTCAAATTAGAAATGATGGAGCTAAGTTTTTAATTGTTGACTCACTAATAGCTGTAGTGAAAAGTTTTAAACCTTTAGTCGCTAGATATGGACTATCTAGTGAATTATTAAAACTGACAATAAAAATTATGATGAAAAGGAATTTGTTATATATTGTAATATATGACAATGTCGTCGTTTCAGATGGCCTAGTCTCGTTCGGGCAGTGCAATCATTACAAAATAGATGCTAATGATTGTGTAATAGGACCTGTTAACACGAACCCTAGTTACCAAAAAAAGGGGTTTGCGACGTTTGGACTATCATCATCAATTAACTACTTATCAATACAAGGTAATTTAGAACACATTTTCATTGATACGAGAGAAGACAATTTTGCGATGCAAAAGGTAATTGAAAGATGCGGATTTGGAAAGGTCATTGATACATATAATCGCAATTAA
- the prsT gene encoding XrtA/PEP-CTERM system TPR-repeat protein PrsT, with protein sequence MKKLAALGVMLASTLYACSSEKDPAELLNTAKSQLHAGNTNTAIISLKNAIQLDPKNAEARFLLGKIYLDNHDYLNAEKEFERATSLGFSQPELALLKAKILLERGNSQGVVDYLADKSFDDNENSIKANFLLGKALLNLGETGQARSIFEQSIDIAENHPVSVLGIALLHANEGKESQALETIEELLSVNSEFGEAWLLKGTVLSKQKRFKQAAEAFEKYHELNPNNFAIRTLVADNYIKANAFELAKPHLQALVSINDNHPTVNILYSQVKYVEGDYAGAKELAEKALNVTENGLAQMIYGLSSFQLKNYEQAYYQLNAIADNLPDNHDVHKVLAVLQVKLGYLDEVAGTMGGIQNVSPDDASFFASVGIEYANKGDKESAIAMFNKANNLAPTDPAILTQLGAIKLFNKDVAGGQEELAKAIDLVPDFEAANIALAKLHLKNNDIEKAVAVAEEWLAKSPADITAMLLRGHIAMKANEPNKAKEYFIKVNQLEPDNVTSLFNLAVVSTEEGDYKQSNQYLDKLFAINLEYPLAYRLAISNAMKLNDSKSLEAKLERFVQNSPDAFWPRIIIARRYNVHKNVEAALKTLDGASNLASAPHEYFLTYVNVLKRNGRDSEIKALYKKWQLAQPDSPRAYLTYVSILESEKAYDQALNVVTTALSKDALKTNFQLQAYEAYYLVMTNQLEMATQKVNRLKAIKPNHPYLLRVQGQLALALDKFDDAATYFAQSYAGNQKVSTALMLVTAYQEGNKTNKAIAFLENELTKNPMRDVYRRLLAGLYIKSDPELAIKHYVMLIEKNPDDVISMNNLAWVYLDSNQVDLAHQYIAKATQYAPNHPHILDTYGVVLTKQNKLVQAIESLEKANKILPNNADIQQHLAEAYSKNGQKDLALELTKNL encoded by the coding sequence ATGAAAAAACTTGCTGCATTAGGTGTGATGCTGGCGTCTACTTTGTATGCCTGCTCTAGTGAAAAAGATCCTGCCGAACTATTAAATACTGCCAAATCGCAATTGCATGCTGGCAATACGAATACCGCGATTATTTCATTGAAAAACGCCATTCAATTAGATCCTAAAAATGCAGAAGCTCGATTTTTATTAGGAAAGATATACTTAGATAATCATGACTATTTAAATGCAGAAAAGGAATTTGAACGCGCAACATCTCTGGGTTTCAGTCAACCAGAACTCGCGTTGTTAAAGGCTAAAATATTACTTGAAAGAGGCAATAGTCAAGGAGTTGTTGATTACCTTGCAGATAAATCATTTGATGATAATGAAAATAGCATTAAGGCTAACTTTCTTTTAGGTAAAGCCCTGTTAAATTTAGGTGAAACTGGGCAAGCCAGAAGTATATTCGAACAGTCGATAGATATAGCGGAAAATCATCCTGTCAGCGTGCTGGGGATTGCACTTTTACATGCTAATGAAGGAAAAGAATCACAAGCACTAGAGACAATAGAAGAATTGTTAAGTGTTAATTCTGAATTTGGTGAGGCTTGGTTATTAAAGGGAACAGTACTTTCAAAACAAAAACGTTTTAAACAGGCGGCTGAAGCGTTTGAAAAATATCATGAATTAAATCCGAATAATTTTGCAATAAGAACGCTTGTTGCAGACAACTATATAAAAGCTAATGCCTTTGAGCTTGCTAAACCGCATTTACAGGCACTTGTTAGTATTAATGACAATCACCCAACAGTTAACATTTTGTATTCACAAGTTAAGTATGTTGAAGGGGATTATGCAGGTGCGAAAGAACTTGCAGAAAAAGCGCTCAATGTTACTGAAAATGGTTTGGCGCAGATGATTTATGGTTTAAGTAGTTTTCAATTGAAAAATTATGAGCAAGCGTACTATCAGTTAAATGCGATTGCAGACAATTTACCTGATAATCATGACGTCCATAAAGTATTGGCCGTTTTACAGGTGAAACTTGGCTATTTGGACGAAGTTGCCGGCACTATGGGGGGAATACAAAATGTGTCTCCGGATGATGCATCATTTTTTGCGAGTGTAGGTATTGAATATGCAAATAAAGGCGATAAAGAGTCGGCTATTGCTATGTTTAATAAAGCGAATAATTTAGCTCCAACTGATCCAGCTATTCTAACGCAGCTCGGAGCAATTAAGTTGTTCAATAAAGATGTGGCTGGCGGTCAAGAAGAACTCGCTAAAGCAATTGATTTGGTGCCAGATTTTGAAGCTGCAAATATTGCATTGGCGAAATTACACCTGAAAAATAACGACATTGAAAAAGCGGTAGCGGTTGCTGAGGAATGGTTAGCAAAAAGTCCTGCTGATATTACAGCGATGTTACTTCGTGGTCATATTGCCATGAAGGCGAACGAGCCTAATAAAGCAAAAGAGTATTTTATTAAAGTTAACCAGTTAGAACCTGATAATGTCACATCATTGTTTAATTTAGCGGTAGTTTCAACGGAAGAGGGTGATTATAAGCAATCGAATCAATATCTAGATAAATTATTTGCGATTAATCTTGAATACCCATTAGCTTATCGACTAGCAATTAGCAACGCAATGAAGCTGAATGACTCTAAATCGCTTGAGGCTAAACTAGAAAGGTTTGTTCAGAATAGTCCTGATGCGTTTTGGCCAAGAATTATTATTGCTCGTCGTTACAATGTTCATAAAAATGTAGAAGCGGCACTGAAGACATTAGATGGAGCCAGCAATCTTGCTAGTGCTCCTCATGAATACTTCTTAACGTATGTTAACGTATTAAAGCGTAATGGCAGAGATAGTGAGATAAAGGCGCTTTATAAAAAATGGCAATTAGCTCAACCTGACAGTCCAAGAGCATATCTTACATACGTTTCTATTTTGGAAAGTGAAAAAGCATATGATCAAGCCTTAAATGTTGTAACAACAGCGTTATCAAAAGATGCATTGAAAACAAACTTCCAGCTACAGGCGTATGAAGCGTATTACCTCGTCATGACAAATCAACTAGAAATGGCGACACAAAAAGTTAACCGCTTGAAAGCAATAAAACCAAATCATCCTTACTTACTTCGTGTGCAGGGGCAACTAGCATTAGCGTTAGATAAATTTGATGATGCCGCCACCTATTTTGCTCAGTCTTATGCTGGCAATCAAAAAGTATCAACAGCTTTGATGCTCGTTACAGCATATCAAGAAGGTAATAAAACGAACAAAGCCATTGCATTTTTAGAAAATGAACTGACTAAAAATCCAATGCGTGATGTATATAGGCGTTTATTAGCTGGGCTTTATATTAAAAGCGATCCAGAATTAGCGATTAAGCATTATGTTATGTTGATTGAGAAAAATCCTGATGACGTGATTTCGATGAATAACCTAGCTTGGGTTTATCTCGACAGCAATCAAGTTGATCTAGCACATCAGTACATCGCTAAGGCAACGCAATATGCACCTAACCACCCTCATATTCTAGATACATATGGTGTGGTGTTAACTAAACAAAATAAACTTGTTCAAGCGATTGAGAGTTTAGAAAAAGCGAATAAAATATTACCAAACAATGCAGATATCCAACAGCATTTAGCTGAAGCATACAGTAAAAATGGCCAAAAGGATCTTGCGTTAGAGTTGACAAAAAACCTATAA
- the xrt gene encoding exosortase, which produces MRYGPLIVIAVVYVLIALSQQAILANIWQYSFDDGTYSHAYLIPVIVGYLYWVLFTEKELRFNTRINPYIVLVVIALSYLMAVFTLGHFTTGFRVTFVLFITAILTLIFKPTLKIIFPSLFLIFLIPVWGALTVFLQNLSTDAVTFIMGLSHIPIYVEGNFITIPAGVFEIAGGCSGLRYLIVSLAISSLYVFLYLDNLRHSLIFLSLAILGALLTNWLRITLLIVIGHITDMESSLMHDHNAFGWYLYIPFMFVLFKVGHRFAHKPSKPKQTAVENTAKIHWPSVSIALVCILLTSDMVRTVLQKSPSMNTANCNISLEQLPDLPLPVIENSNQQCVTVQGNDYVLEYHFHGASLQSSAGYFLNVYEPKGWRIEQRLENKNWNVLRVSKGEQTFIIRYAFKAGEHQVKDLSEFKVKKLRNAFKGEGDSTLLWKIQMESLNN; this is translated from the coding sequence ATGCGGTACGGCCCTCTTATCGTCATAGCAGTAGTATATGTGTTAATCGCACTTTCCCAGCAAGCAATACTCGCAAATATATGGCAGTACAGCTTTGATGATGGTACTTATTCTCATGCTTATTTAATTCCCGTCATTGTAGGTTACTTGTATTGGGTTTTGTTTACGGAAAAAGAACTGCGATTTAACACGCGAATAAACCCATACATAGTTTTAGTAGTTATTGCTCTTTCTTACTTGATGGCTGTTTTTACACTAGGTCACTTTACTACAGGGTTTCGTGTCACTTTTGTCTTGTTTATCACCGCAATTCTAACACTTATTTTTAAACCAACATTAAAGATCATTTTTCCCTCGTTGTTTTTGATCTTTTTAATTCCGGTTTGGGGAGCGCTAACCGTATTCCTGCAAAATTTATCTACAGATGCAGTTACGTTTATTATGGGATTAAGTCACATCCCTATCTATGTAGAAGGGAATTTTATTACGATACCTGCTGGTGTTTTTGAAATAGCGGGTGGTTGTAGTGGATTGCGTTATTTAATTGTATCCCTTGCCATTTCTAGTCTTTATGTATTTTTATATCTAGATAATTTAAGACATAGTTTAATTTTTCTTAGCCTAGCTATTTTAGGCGCATTGCTAACTAACTGGTTACGTATCACTTTATTGATAGTTATTGGGCATATTACAGATATGGAAAGCTCATTGATGCATGACCATAATGCTTTCGGTTGGTATTTATATATTCCTTTTATGTTTGTACTGTTTAAAGTTGGTCATCGTTTTGCGCATAAACCGTCAAAACCCAAACAAACTGCGGTAGAGAATACAGCTAAGATACACTGGCCATCTGTGTCTATAGCATTAGTTTGTATATTGCTAACCTCTGATATGGTGAGAACTGTGCTCCAAAAATCGCCATCAATGAATACTGCAAATTGCAACATTTCATTAGAGCAGTTGCCTGACCTGCCGTTACCGGTCATTGAGAATAGCAATCAACAGTGTGTAACGGTACAAGGTAATGATTATGTTTTAGAATACCATTTTCATGGTGCGTCATTACAAAGTTCTGCCGGTTACTTTTTAAATGTGTATGAACCCAAAGGTTGGCGAATTGAGCAAAGGCTTGAAAATAAAAACTGGAATGTATTGCGTGTTTCCAAAGGCGAACAAACGTTTATTATTAGGTACGCATTTAAGGCAGGTGAGCATCAAGTTAAAGATCTTTCCGAGTTTAAAGTGAAGAAATTGCGTAATGCATTCAAGGGCGAGGGTGATAGTACTTTGCTTTGGAAAATTCAAATGGAATCGCTTAATAATTAG
- a CDS encoding O-antigen ligase family protein yields the protein MGYFVLLLTIVVYLIRPAEWIPALYFNWNMLLNILGILVMLGVALNQNRKFTYDRTTLFLLWFIFAMILSNLFNGQFNTISGYISQILSTLIIFVLTQTAITRPKQIDNFILVIILVVLFICFQCYLQATVGYNWGGLEPFTRGLVSQSGVEEAAREIQVVWYGVLQDPNDLGMLLIAFMPYIFSRVFYQKIDFIKKCFWIIAMLIIGYTVILTNSRGSMLSLIGGLAFFYIIKKRSMTGYVLASIAGLALLAIAPSRMAELGSGDYSAMGRVYAWILALELLAMNPIFGIGAKHFLDYHALTTHNSYVLAMVENGIIGFIGYFSIFAITVFTTVKVAYTVEDKRRSIEIIALVSGMVGILISIFFISRTYALLPFLYVAIVMTYLRVHTPELFNEYISKLKLFKLVVLSGFFIIGLYIFNRLATAILI from the coding sequence ATGGGTTATTTTGTTTTATTGCTCACAATTGTTGTGTATTTAATTCGACCTGCTGAATGGATACCCGCTCTTTATTTTAACTGGAATATGCTTCTTAATATTCTAGGCATCTTAGTAATGCTAGGTGTGGCTTTAAACCAAAATAGAAAGTTTACTTATGACCGAACTACACTCTTTTTATTATGGTTTATATTCGCAATGATATTATCTAACCTTTTTAATGGTCAATTTAATACTATTAGTGGCTATATATCACAAATTTTATCGACACTTATAATTTTTGTACTTACACAAACAGCGATTACTAGGCCAAAGCAAATAGATAATTTTATTTTAGTGATTATCCTTGTTGTGTTGTTTATTTGCTTTCAGTGTTACTTGCAGGCAACTGTTGGATATAACTGGGGGGGGTTAGAGCCTTTTACTAGAGGGTTAGTTTCTCAGTCGGGGGTCGAAGAGGCTGCAAGAGAAATACAAGTCGTTTGGTACGGTGTGCTCCAAGATCCAAATGATTTAGGGATGTTACTTATAGCATTTATGCCGTATATATTTAGTCGTGTTTTCTACCAAAAGATTGATTTTATTAAAAAATGCTTTTGGATTATAGCAATGTTAATTATCGGTTATACAGTTATTCTTACTAACTCTCGTGGCTCAATGTTGTCATTAATAGGCGGTCTAGCTTTCTTTTATATAATTAAAAAACGTTCAATGACGGGCTATGTCCTTGCTTCTATCGCAGGGTTGGCATTACTTGCAATTGCACCATCTCGTATGGCAGAGCTTGGTTCGGGTGACTACAGTGCAATGGGGCGGGTTTATGCGTGGATTTTAGCATTAGAGTTATTAGCAATGAACCCAATTTTTGGTATTGGTGCTAAACACTTTCTTGATTATCATGCTTTAACTACACATAACAGTTATGTTCTTGCTATGGTTGAGAATGGCATAATAGGATTTATAGGTTACTTCAGTATATTCGCAATCACAGTATTTACAACGGTAAAAGTTGCTTATACCGTTGAAGATAAAAGGCGCAGTATTGAAATAATCGCGTTGGTAAGTGGTATGGTTGGTATTCTAATTTCCATATTTTTTATCTCAAGAACCTATGCATTACTACCTTTTTTATACGTCGCAATAGTGATGACTTATTTAAGGGTACACACGCCGGAACTTTTTAATGAATATATCTCAAAACTTAAGCTGTTTAAACTTGTTGTCTTAAGCGGTTTTTTTATCATTGGGTTATATATATTTAATCGATTGGCGACGGCTATATTAATTTAA
- a CDS encoding THxN family PEP-CTERM protein, whose amino-acid sequence MKTKLKVCATILAATLSASATAGIVTQWTYDNQAGFKSWNGTNNNGWASDDVTASGDSAGIYDNILDTDLDNDVDGDDSSLPTNLAWGTPANGAGNPQSSLDIDSPINDTVSTNDWNWADGTSITHENWVIVGDALTDAFVLDGLTLTPTDWEGKGNDAAADALLTDNAPYFAPQLQFGINFFETPNGGTYNGSGFDCPNGELRDQGDNINGCGDIFEITGLENLPIQPIVGADFIEFTVPFVLMANGVPLEGWGDTTYYLTTRLSGLTTLSDDYECSNNQPACFGFVTVEEQQNNLLAQLKVRTVPEPATIAIFGLGLVATGLVGRRRRNV is encoded by the coding sequence ATGAAAACTAAATTAAAAGTCTGCGCTACTATATTAGCAGCAACATTATCGGCTTCAGCAACTGCAGGCATTGTTACACAATGGACATATGACAACCAAGCAGGTTTCAAAAGCTGGAATGGTACAAATAATAACGGTTGGGCTAGCGATGATGTTACTGCATCAGGCGACTCAGCGGGTATCTACGATAATATTTTAGATACTGATTTAGATAACGACGTAGACGGTGATGATTCATCTTTACCTACAAACTTAGCTTGGGGTACACCAGCTAATGGCGCGGGTAACCCTCAAAGTAGTTTAGATATTGATAGCCCAATTAACGATACAGTTTCTACAAATGATTGGAACTGGGCAGACGGTACTAGCATTACTCACGAAAACTGGGTAATTGTTGGTGATGCACTTACTGATGCATTTGTATTAGATGGCTTAACGTTAACACCAACAGATTGGGAAGGTAAAGGTAACGATGCAGCAGCTGACGCATTATTAACTGATAACGCACCTTACTTTGCACCACAATTACAATTTGGTATTAACTTTTTTGAAACGCCAAACGGTGGTACTTATAATGGCAGTGGCTTTGATTGTCCAAATGGTGAACTAAGAGATCAAGGTGACAACATCAATGGTTGTGGTGATATCTTTGAAATAACAGGTTTAGAAAACTTACCAATTCAACCGATTGTTGGTGCTGATTTTATCGAGTTTACTGTACCATTTGTATTAATGGCTAACGGAGTACCATTAGAAGGTTGGGGTGATACAACTTATTATTTAACAACTCGTCTTTCTGGTTTAACAACATTAAGCGATGATTATGAGTGTTCTAATAACCAACCTGCTTGTTTCGGTTTCGTTACTGTAGAAGAGCAGCAAAATAACTTACTAGCGCAATTAAAAGTAAGAACTGTTCCTGAGCCAGCAACTATTGCAATCTTCGGTTTAGGCTTGGTAGCAACAGGTCTAGTAGGTAGAAGAAGACGTAACGTTTAA